A window of Paludisphaera rhizosphaerae contains these coding sequences:
- the larE gene encoding ATP-dependent sacrificial sulfur transferase LarE, producing MSTTTTAEAEAPTLDEATAAKRDALLETLRGYGRVAVAYSGGVDSAVVAKAAQVALGDAAVAVTAVSESLASGELEEAQALAGKMGIRHRVIRTEEFADPNYLRNDSDRCYFCKSELYGRLADLRDRLEVDAIASGANLDDRGDHRPGMKAAGEKGVRHPLQECGLGKADVRALARSWGLPVWDKPAAPCLSSRIAYGEEVTPERVRMVDQAESWLRGHGLRLLRVRYHKGDLARVEVAPEEFARLAADPVRSDLVAAFRGFGFKFVTIDLEGFRSGSLNDLIPPERLLAPRPRR from the coding sequence CTGAGCACGACGACGACCGCCGAAGCCGAAGCCCCGACGCTCGACGAGGCGACGGCCGCCAAGCGCGACGCGCTGCTGGAAACCCTGCGAGGGTACGGCCGCGTCGCGGTGGCGTATTCCGGCGGGGTCGACAGCGCGGTGGTCGCCAAGGCCGCCCAGGTCGCCCTGGGGGACGCCGCGGTCGCCGTGACGGCCGTCTCCGAAAGCCTGGCCTCCGGCGAGCTCGAGGAAGCCCAGGCCCTCGCCGGCAAGATGGGCATCCGCCACCGGGTGATTCGCACCGAGGAGTTCGCCGACCCGAACTACCTGCGGAACGACTCCGACCGGTGTTATTTCTGCAAGAGCGAACTTTACGGCCGGCTCGCCGATCTGAGGGATCGGCTGGAGGTCGACGCGATCGCTTCAGGCGCGAACCTGGACGACCGCGGCGACCACCGCCCCGGCATGAAGGCGGCCGGCGAGAAGGGCGTCCGTCACCCCTTGCAGGAATGCGGCCTGGGCAAGGCCGACGTCCGGGCGCTGGCTCGTTCGTGGGGCCTGCCGGTCTGGGACAAGCCCGCCGCGCCCTGCCTCTCCAGCCGGATCGCCTACGGCGAGGAAGTCACGCCCGAGCGCGTCCGGATGGTCGACCAGGCGGAATCCTGGCTCCGCGGCCACGGCCTGCGGCTCTTGCGGGTCCGCTACCACAAGGGAGATCTGGCGCGGGTGGAAGTCGCCCCGGAGGAATTCGCCCGGCTGGCGGCCGACCCGGTCCGCTCCGATCTTGTCGCCGCCTTCCGCGGCTTCGGCTTCAAGTTCGTCACCATCGATCTGGAGGGCTTCCGTTCTGGAAGCCTCAACGATCTGATCCCTCCCGAGCGTCTCCTGGCCCCTCGGCCGCGGCGCTAA